In the genome of Ignavibacteriales bacterium, one region contains:
- a CDS encoding dihydrofolate reductase family protein, giving the protein MLNEVKSHEAGRKIISFMHISLDGFVAGPNGEMNWIKVDEEIFDYVGRRISEGDTSLYGRVTYQMMESYWPTAGDKPNATKHDIEHSKWYSKVHKVVLSKTMKGTSLPNTTIISDNIVERINEIKQSGSKDILLFGSPSATHSLIQLNLIDGYWLFVNPVILGQGIPLFKDIKDKINLKLKNTHQLTSGVTELNYLVDKTQQTT; this is encoded by the coding sequence ATGTTGAACGAAGTGAAATCCCACGAAGCGGGAAGAAAAATAATTTCATTTATGCACATATCTCTTGATGGTTTTGTTGCAGGACCAAACGGAGAAATGAACTGGATTAAAGTCGATGAAGAAATTTTTGATTACGTCGGCAGGCGCATAAGCGAAGGCGACACGTCATTATATGGAAGAGTTACTTACCAGATGATGGAAAGTTACTGGCCCACCGCGGGTGACAAACCCAATGCAACCAAACACGATATCGAACATTCAAAGTGGTACAGCAAAGTTCATAAAGTTGTTTTATCAAAAACAATGAAAGGCACAAGCCTGCCTAATACAACAATTATCAGCGACAACATTGTTGAAAGAATAAATGAAATAAAACAATCCGGGAGTAAAGACATATTACTCTTCGGAAGCCCGTCTGCAACACATTCACTTATCCAACTGAACCTGATTGACGGCTACTGGCTGTTTGTTAATCCGGTTATTCTCGGACAGGGCATTCCATTGTTTAAAGACATCAAAGACAAAATAAATCTAAAACTTAAAAATACTCATCAACTTACCAGCGGTGTAACTGAATTGAATTATTTAGTCGATAAAACACAGCAAACAACCTGA
- a CDS encoding DUF1569 domain-containing protein, whose translation MNNLFNQPDVSEIFERIEKLTPNSQRGWGKMNVSQMLAHCNVSVETAMGKNFIKRLFIGRIIGSLMKPGVLSEKPFGKNSPTDKTYIFTDRHDLDFNEEKTKLIKSINQFYECGVSKCTTHPHPFFGHFKPDDWAVFQWKHLDHHLRQFGV comes from the coding sequence ATGAACAATCTATTCAACCAACCGGATGTATCAGAAATTTTTGAGCGGATCGAAAAACTGACACCCAACTCACAAAGAGGCTGGGGTAAAATGAATGTCAGTCAAATGCTGGCTCATTGCAATGTGTCAGTTGAAACAGCGATGGGTAAAAATTTTATCAAACGGCTTTTTATCGGCAGGATAATCGGGAGCTTAATGAAACCGGGTGTTCTCAGCGAAAAACCATTTGGAAAAAATTCCCCGACCGATAAAACCTATATCTTTACGGATAGGCACGATCTTGATTTTAATGAAGAGAAAACAAAATTGATTAAGTCGATCAACCAGTTTTATGAATGCGGTGTTTCTAAATGCACTACTCATCCGCACCCGTTTTTCGGTCATTTCAAACCCGATGATTGGGCTGTGTTTCAATGGAAACATCTTGATCATCACTTAAGACAGTTTGGGGTTTGA
- a CDS encoding DUF1801 domain-containing protein, translated as MGKPAEIKTKQTDLNVEDFLNSVKDEEQRKDSFIILKLMQKVTKEKPKMWGSSMVGFGIKRYKSPATGREVDWFLIGFSPRKANLSLHLVLDIKKQAAQLKKLGKHKTGVGCLYINKLADIDVKVLEGLIVTAMKTK; from the coding sequence ATGGGTAAACCAGCAGAAATAAAAACCAAACAAACAGATTTAAACGTTGAAGATTTTCTCAATTCAGTTAAGGACGAAGAACAGCGTAAGGATAGTTTTATCATACTCAAGCTGATGCAAAAAGTCACAAAGGAGAAGCCTAAAATGTGGGGCAGTTCAATGGTCGGTTTTGGAATTAAACGATATAAAAGTCCGGCGACCGGAAGAGAGGTTGATTGGTTTTTAATCGGGTTTTCACCGAGGAAGGCAAACCTTTCGTTACACCTTGTGCTTGATATTAAGAAGCAGGCAGCGCAGTTGAAAAAATTAGGTAAGCACAAAACGGGAGTCGGTTGCCTTTACATAAATAAACTTGCTGATATTGATGTAAAAGTTTTAGAAGGATTAATTGTTACGGCGATGAAAACTAAGTAA
- a CDS encoding DUF4256 domain-containing protein encodes MAKNSTTKKTLSQNQIEELLTTLKSRFEKNMNRHKGIEWSKVQSKLNANPDKLWSLYEMEKTGGEPDVVGQDNKSGEYIFYDCSAESPAGRRSLCYDAEALASRKEHKPKDSAVNMAEAMGIELLTEEQTRELQKLGEFDLKTSSWVKTPDAIRKLGGAIFCDRRYNSVFVYHNGAESYYAARGFRGSLKV; translated from the coding sequence ATGGCTAAAAACAGCACTACAAAAAAAACGCTTTCCCAAAATCAGATTGAAGAACTGTTAACCACATTAAAATCGCGTTTTGAAAAAAATATGAACCGGCACAAAGGTATTGAATGGTCCAAAGTTCAATCAAAGCTGAATGCAAATCCGGATAAACTGTGGTCACTGTATGAAATGGAAAAAACAGGCGGTGAACCTGATGTCGTTGGTCAGGATAATAAATCCGGGGAGTATATTTTTTATGACTGTTCTGCTGAAAGTCCTGCAGGACGCAGAAGTTTATGTTACGATGCTGAAGCGTTAGCATCGCGAAAAGAACATAAACCTAAAGACAGCGCGGTTAATATGGCTGAAGCGATGGGAATTGAATTACTGACTGAAGAACAAACCCGTGAATTACAAAAACTCGGGGAGTTTGATTTGAAAACCTCAAGCTGGGTAAAAACACCGGATGCTATCAGAAAACTCGGCGGCGCTATTTTTTGTGATCGCCGTTACAATAGTGTTTTCGTTTATCATAACGGAGCTGAATCGTATTATGCTGCACGAGGATTCAGAGGATCCCTAAAAGTTTAA
- a CDS encoding DUF1801 domain-containing protein, giving the protein MHKDIQSYNNSHSKDEREICDKLAKEISRGLPEAENKIWHSHPVWFLDGNPIAGYSKQKAGIRLMFWSGAGFEEEQLKHGTGKFKDASIFYTSVDQVKIKDLKRWLEKSRDIQWDYKNIVKRKGKLERLK; this is encoded by the coding sequence ATGCACAAAGACATCCAATCCTACAACAACTCTCATTCAAAAGATGAGAGAGAAATTTGCGACAAACTTGCAAAAGAAATAAGCCGCGGTTTACCGGAGGCGGAAAATAAAATATGGCATTCTCATCCTGTATGGTTCCTGGATGGCAATCCTATTGCCGGTTACAGCAAACAGAAAGCAGGCATAAGGCTTATGTTCTGGAGCGGTGCCGGTTTTGAGGAAGAGCAATTAAAACACGGAACAGGAAAATTTAAAGACGCTTCAATCTTTTATACATCTGTTGATCAGGTTAAAATTAAAGATCTAAAACGCTGGCTGGAAAAGTCGCGCGACATTCAATGGGATTATAAAAACATTGTAAAACGTAAAGGCAAGTTAGAGCGTTTAAAATAA
- a CDS encoding DUF2200 domain-containing protein, with protein MKTTPEHDERIAKMIFASVYPHYITKVESKGRSKEELHKVIEWLTGFDNKKLQTLINEKVTFETFFKKAKLNPNAHLITGVICGYRIEEIENPLTKQARYLDKLVDELAKGRAMEKILRK; from the coding sequence ATGAAAACAACACCAGAACATGACGAGCGAATTGCAAAAATGATATTCGCATCTGTATATCCGCACTACATCACAAAAGTTGAGAGTAAAGGCAGATCAAAAGAAGAATTGCACAAGGTGATTGAGTGGTTAACAGGCTTTGATAACAAAAAGCTTCAAACCCTTATCAACGAAAAAGTAACTTTTGAAACATTCTTCAAGAAAGCAAAATTAAACCCGAATGCTCATCTCATTACCGGAGTAATCTGCGGCTACCGGATAGAAGAAATTGAAAATCCGTTAACAAAGCAGGCCAGGTATCTTGATAAACTGGTGGATGAATTAGCTAAAGGCAGGGCGATGGAAAAAATTTTAAGAAAGTAA
- a CDS encoding NAD(P)/FAD-dependent oxidoreductase codes for MTDNYSFEVIIIGGSYAGLSAGMALGRALRKALIIDSGKPCNIQTPHSHNFITQDGRTPGEISSAARAQVEKYNSIQFYSGTAVSGTKTEKGFEVKTQSGDSFTAKKLIFATGVKDIMPAIKGFAECWGISVIHCPYCHGYEVRNEKTGILGNGDIIFEFSKLINHWTKDLTLFTNGKSKLTNEQTEKLKQHNIKIVETEIDIFEQSNGQIENVVFKDASKISMKAVYAKIPFEQHCDIPKQLGCELNEGGYIKIDPFQKTTIPGVFACGDNVFVMRSVANAVAMGTLTGAMVNKEIIDEEF; via the coding sequence ATGACAGACAACTACAGTTTCGAAGTAATAATAATCGGCGGAAGTTACGCCGGACTTTCAGCCGGAATGGCTTTAGGCAGAGCATTAAGGAAAGCTTTAATAATCGACAGCGGTAAACCCTGCAATATTCAAACTCCGCATTCTCATAATTTTATAACTCAGGATGGAAGAACACCGGGTGAAATTTCTTCTGCAGCAAGAGCGCAGGTTGAAAAATATAATTCAATACAATTTTATAGCGGCACTGCTGTCAGCGGTACAAAAACAGAAAAAGGTTTTGAAGTAAAAACACAATCGGGCGACAGCTTCACAGCAAAGAAATTAATTTTTGCGACAGGAGTCAAAGACATAATGCCGGCAATCAAAGGATTTGCGGAGTGCTGGGGTATTTCAGTAATTCACTGTCCTTACTGCCACGGTTATGAAGTACGCAATGAAAAAACAGGAATACTCGGAAACGGTGATATAATATTTGAATTTTCTAAACTGATTAATCACTGGACAAAAGACTTAACTCTTTTCACAAACGGAAAATCAAAACTAACAAATGAGCAAACTGAAAAGTTAAAACAGCATAACATTAAAATAGTCGAAACTGAAATTGACATATTTGAACAAAGCAATGGGCAAATTGAAAACGTAGTATTCAAAGATGCTTCAAAAATTTCGATGAAGGCTGTTTATGCAAAAATTCCTTTTGAACAGCATTGTGATATTCCGAAACAATTGGGCTGCGAACTGAACGAAGGCGGTTATATTAAAATTGACCCATTTCAAAAGACAACCATTCCCGGAGTATTTGCGTGCGGTGATAATGTATTCGTTATGCGTTCGGTGGCTAACGCAGTCGCAATGGGAACACTTACAGGCGCAATGGTTAATAAAGAAATTATAGATGAAGAATTTTAA
- a CDS encoding DUF1211 domain-containing protein, whose product MQKGRLEAFSDGVLAIIITIMVLEIKVPHGEQLSNLSPLVPVVLSYILSFIYIGIYWNNHHHMMHTVTKITGGILWANLHLLFWLSLVPFVTGWMGENNFGTQPVALYGVVMLMAAIAYYVLQTLIIKSQGEHSLLAKAIGNDLKGKISPVLYLAGISLSSISSKISGALYVLVALIWLIPDKRIEKIIHHS is encoded by the coding sequence ATGCAAAAAGGAAGACTTGAAGCATTCAGTGACGGAGTATTAGCCATCATCATTACCATTATGGTACTTGAAATAAAAGTGCCGCACGGTGAGCAACTTTCCAACTTGAGTCCCCTGGTTCCGGTGGTACTCAGCTACATTCTCAGTTTCATATATATCGGTATATACTGGAATAATCATCATCATATGATGCACACAGTTACAAAGATAACCGGCGGTATTCTCTGGGCGAATTTGCATCTTTTATTCTGGCTGTCTCTTGTACCATTTGTTACCGGCTGGATGGGAGAAAATAATTTCGGAACTCAACCGGTTGCCTTATACGGAGTTGTAATGCTGATGGCTGCAATCGCTTATTATGTTTTGCAGACTTTGATTATTAAATCACAGGGTGAGCATTCATTGCTCGCAAAAGCTATCGGGAATGATTTGAAAGGAAAAATTTCTCCGGTACTATATCTTGCAGGAATATCTTTATCATCAATCAGTTCAAAAATTTCCGGCGCGCTGTATGTACTAGTGGCGCTTATCTGGCTGATTCCTGACAAACGTATTGAAAAGATCATTCATCATAGTTAG
- a CDS encoding bleomycin resistance family protein: MKVNFHPASPILRVDNIDKSIEYYLDSLGFKLDWNWEDRIASVSRQKSNIMLSCGDQGLGKAWVYIGISDVEMLYQEYKNSGAMIRQSPKNFSWAYEMQIEDLDSNVLRFGSEPKDGVPFGPWLDMNGKLWE, encoded by the coding sequence ATGAAAGTAAATTTTCATCCTGCATCACCAATTCTCCGTGTAGACAATATTGATAAAAGTATTGAGTATTACCTGGATAGCCTTGGCTTTAAGCTGGACTGGAACTGGGAGGATCGTATTGCATCAGTATCAAGACAGAAAAGTAATATTATGTTATCCTGCGGCGACCAGGGTTTGGGAAAGGCGTGGGTATATATTGGAATCAGTGATGTTGAAATGCTTTATCAGGAATATAAGAACAGCGGCGCAATGATAAGACAGTCTCCAAAAAATTTTTCATGGGCTTATGAAATGCAGATTGAAGATCTTGACTCAAATGTTCTACGTTTTGGTTCAGAGCCAAAAGACGGAGTACCATTCGGTCCGTGGCTTGATATGAATGGCAAACTGTGGGAGTAA
- a CDS encoding GNAT family N-acetyltransferase has product MRNEKISIVRTDSINRDFISLVKLLDVELAERDGAEHPFYAQYNKIDKIKYVIVAYENDVPVSCGALKEFGHSQMEIKRMYTLSNYRGKGIATKVLLELEMWAVELGYIKCILETGKKQPEAIRLYEKNGYKIIPNYGQYEGIENSVCFEKMIC; this is encoded by the coding sequence ATGAGAAATGAAAAAATCAGTATTGTAAGAACTGACTCAATCAACAGGGATTTTATTTCACTGGTAAAACTGCTTGATGTTGAACTTGCAGAACGGGACGGCGCTGAGCATCCGTTTTACGCACAGTATAATAAGATCGATAAAATTAAATATGTCATTGTTGCATACGAAAATGATGTGCCTGTAAGCTGCGGTGCGCTGAAGGAATTCGGGCACAGCCAAATGGAAATAAAACGAATGTACACTTTGAGTAATTACCGGGGAAAAGGTATTGCTACTAAAGTTTTACTTGAACTGGAAATGTGGGCGGTTGAGCTTGGTTATATAAAATGTATTCTTGAAACAGGGAAAAAACAACCGGAAGCAATCAGGCTTTACGAGAAGAACGGATACAAAATTATTCCGAACTACGGACAGTATGAGGGAATCGAAAACAGCGTATGTTTTGAAAAGATGATATGTTGA
- a CDS encoding MCE family protein, which translates to MFKNLASAKLGIFIFIGSTLLVAAIFLLGNKDALFKSTFTVQAYFKNIEGLRNGAVVRLSGIDVGSVKSIEIADDTTGRIEVSMRLITDIERFIRKDTKASIETEGLVGNKVIILQIGTSASEQVKDGGVIQSKEPLGFAEIIEETQGIMEYTKEMTKNLSEIVARVNRGEGSIGKLLNDEELYNNATMLTETADRSLNAITKELEEVTEIFKELGSGVQEVVANVNQAVVDVDTIIGGVRKGEGFLGSLLIKESSYDSVLSATLSNIQQISEDGKLAASRLAENMEALKHNWLFKSYFEDRGYWDKAEYEDEINNNLIELDKKIKMLDERIEQLKALEEKKN; encoded by the coding sequence ATGTTCAAAAACCTGGCTTCAGCAAAACTTGGAATATTTATTTTTATCGGCAGTACGTTACTGGTAGCTGCGATTTTTCTGTTAGGGAATAAGGACGCGCTGTTCAAATCAACATTTACTGTACAAGCATACTTTAAAAATATTGAAGGATTAAGAAACGGTGCTGTAGTCCGACTTAGCGGTATTGACGTTGGAAGTGTTAAGTCCATTGAAATAGCCGATGATACAACCGGAAGAATAGAAGTTTCAATGCGCCTTATAACAGATATAGAAAGATTTATCAGAAAGGATACTAAAGCAAGTATTGAAACAGAGGGTCTTGTAGGCAACAAAGTGATTATTCTTCAAATCGGGACGAGCGCGTCAGAACAGGTTAAAGACGGGGGAGTTATTCAATCAAAAGAACCGCTTGGGTTTGCGGAGATAATTGAGGAAACCCAAGGAATTATGGAATACACTAAAGAGATGACAAAAAACCTTTCTGAAATTGTAGCAAGAGTTAACCGGGGAGAAGGGTCAATTGGTAAACTTCTTAATGATGAGGAACTTTATAACAACGCCACAATGCTGACAGAAACAGCAGACCGAAGTCTTAATGCAATTACTAAAGAGCTTGAAGAAGTTACAGAGATATTTAAGGAATTAGGAAGCGGAGTTCAGGAAGTTGTTGCAAATGTTAACCAGGCGGTAGTGGATGTTGATACAATCATCGGCGGAGTAAGAAAAGGTGAAGGATTTCTCGGATCATTGCTGATTAAAGAAAGTTCGTACGATTCTGTGTTAAGCGCGACACTTTCAAATATTCAGCAGATATCAGAGGATGGAAAACTTGCTGCATCACGTCTCGCTGAAAACATGGAAGCATTGAAACATAACTGGTTGTTCAAAAGTTACTTTGAAGACAGGGGTTACTGGGACAAAGCCGAATATGAAGATGAGATCAATAATAATCTGATTGAACTTGATAAGAAGATTAAAATGCTTGATGAGAGGATTGAACAGTTAAAAGCGCTTGAAGAAAAAAAGAATTAA
- a CDS encoding ATP-binding cassette domain-containing protein — MIRINNLSKAFGEHVVLEDVSLNVERAENLVVFGRSGTGKSVLLKCMVRLMEPDEGEIFIEDKNVLKLNLNELNELRKDLGFLFQSAALYDSMSVRENLEFPLIRHFDLSESEREKKVKEALEKVSLEEAIDKMPAELSGGMKKRIGLARSIISEPKIMLYDEPTTGLDPITAKEISVLIRDLQTELKMTSIIVTHDLLAASIIADKAIVLDEGKVKFKGTINDLVASQDPFLKNFFSNEIIEER; from the coding sequence TTGAAGATGTTTCACTAAATGTTGAGCGTGCTGAAAACCTTGTTGTATTCGGAAGAAGCGGAACAGGTAAAAGTGTTCTGCTTAAATGTATGGTAAGACTTATGGAGCCTGATGAAGGTGAAATATTCATTGAAGATAAAAATGTACTTAAGCTCAATTTGAATGAACTTAATGAATTAAGAAAGGATCTCGGATTTTTATTCCAGAGCGCGGCGCTTTATGATTCGATGTCTGTCAGGGAAAATCTTGAATTTCCGTTGATACGCCATTTTGATTTATCTGAATCCGAAAGAGAAAAAAAAGTGAAAGAAGCACTTGAAAAAGTTTCTCTTGAAGAAGCGATAGATAAAATGCCTGCTGAGCTTTCAGGAGGAATGAAAAAAAGAATTGGTCTTGCAAGATCAATTATCAGCGAGCCAAAAATAATGCTGTATGATGAACCTACAACAGGACTTGACCCGATAACAGCAAAAGAAATAAGCGTATTGATACGTGATCTTCAGACTGAGTTAAAGATGACTTCAATTATTGTTACGCACGATCTTCTTGCCGCCAGCATAATTGCTGACAAAGCTATTGTTCTTGATGAAGGTAAGGTAAAGTTCAAAGGAACTATTAATGATCTTGTCGCATCACAGGATCCGTTCTTAAAAAATTTTTTCAGTAATGAAATCATTGAAGAAAGATGA